Proteins from one Chroococcidiopsis sp. CCMEE 29 genomic window:
- a CDS encoding O-antigen ligase family protein, with amino-acid sequence MTQLYKPKSSVREAQTNNLFSGIWIRWRALTVGERFVCISILLIPVWWVLGIYQFLPLLLLLGIAIYEWLQYGKLHLKRPNLPVVALFAFATYQLVKILLNYYAPGRPGLLITVVLPWFCPALLLWYIQSNNIKIRMEVVAWACTVSVIQMFGFWLLLLFVLPENLFMPPRLSTVLGLFTGRDDGYKRIAPYEMSSLKIGELYRLSLFFISAQFFGVVAGFIGLVALEIKNRLWSLLLFLACVFLIALSTARVVWVAFPIVVGLRYLFFYFGKRWGPPVIFALIAVASFTMLSLPPISNLIFGQFTGIAQAVNDLRANSTSARLEIYRQTWNAFQENPLWGHVGKGELISLNSSSQNIVGSHSVILGNLLYENGLVGTVIFTVFWISLFIWFYQTRAERPLTGFCVMIFYTLASPTLGALYGMPLASLLILLCAAIRRPKPTREYGTCQPYYTRVLSSHGR; translated from the coding sequence ATGACCCAGCTGTATAAACCTAAATCTTCAGTCCGAGAAGCACAGACTAACAACCTGTTTTCCGGTATCTGGATACGATGGCGAGCTTTAACGGTAGGAGAACGCTTTGTCTGCATTAGTATTCTCCTGATTCCGGTCTGGTGGGTTCTCGGTATCTATCAGTTTCTGCCGTTACTCTTGCTGTTGGGCATTGCTATTTATGAATGGCTGCAATACGGAAAACTGCACCTAAAGCGACCAAACTTGCCAGTAGTTGCCTTGTTCGCCTTTGCCACGTATCAGCTAGTAAAAATTCTGCTCAATTATTATGCGCCTGGAAGGCCCGGTCTACTTATTACTGTGGTTCTTCCATGGTTCTGCCCTGCTTTATTGCTCTGGTACATTCAGAGCAACAACATCAAGATTCGTATGGAGGTGGTTGCGTGGGCTTGTACGGTTAGTGTAATTCAGATGTTTGGGTTTTGGTTGCTCCTCTTATTTGTCTTGCCGGAAAATCTCTTCATGCCTCCTCGCCTTTCTACTGTTTTGGGGTTGTTTACTGGTAGAGATGACGGTTACAAGCGTATCGCGCCTTATGAAATGAGTTCTCTCAAGATTGGTGAGTTATACCGTCTTAGCTTGTTCTTTATCTCAGCACAATTTTTCGGTGTAGTCGCAGGATTTATAGGCCTAGTTGCCTTGGAAATCAAAAACCGTCTTTGGTCGCTGCTGCTATTTTTAGCATGTGTTTTCCTGATTGCTTTGAGTACAGCTCGAGTTGTTTGGGTTGCTTTTCCGATTGTGGTAGGTCTGCGTTACCTGTTTTTCTATTTCGGTAAGCGCTGGGGTCCTCCAGTCATTTTTGCTCTGATTGCGGTAGCAAGTTTCACCATGTTGTCACTTCCTCCAATCAGTAACCTAATCTTTGGACAGTTTACAGGCATAGCACAAGCTGTCAACGATTTACGCGCGAATTCTACTTCAGCTCGTCTCGAGATATACAGGCAGACGTGGAATGCTTTTCAAGAAAATCCTCTTTGGGGTCACGTAGGTAAGGGAGAGCTGATTAGCCTGAATAGCTCTAGTCAAAATATCGTAGGCTCCCACAGCGTTATCTTAGGAAACCTGCTTTACGAAAATGGTTTAGTGGGTACTGTAATTTTTACAGTGTTCTGGATATCGCTATTTATTTGGTTCTACCAGACACGAGCGGAAAGACCCTTAACAGGGTTTTGCGTGATGATCTTTTACACCCTTGCCTCTCCTACGCTGGGAGCTTTATATGGTATGCCTTTAGCGTCACTGCTTATTTTGCTATGCGCTGCAATTCGTCGCCCTAAACCAACACGCGAATATGGCACTTGTCAGCCTTACTACACAAGAGTACTTTCGTCACACGGACGTTGA
- a CDS encoding glycosyltransferase, translating into MTKLIAQENFEFSDIQATPLVSVIINNYNYARYLPEAIESVLKQTYQNFELIVVDDGSTDNSREVIERYKDSLIAIFQENAGQGEALNTGIAKSRGEIICFLDADDYFHTDKLAKVVAAFLKHPRWVQITHCWISINREGLPTNRILKALTQGDVRNLLLQRGKYAWGPTSGLAYRRTALQQVLPIPKRPRAADTYLTATVPFYGEVGGINEPLMFYRMHGNNRRAHSDNIPYLLEQREDTAACINQAASRVGLSQRFDIQRDVDYRCFKALQLGGVSWTEALQILWLSLQESIAIQRSPSDTFNRLLQRGICALFPSEGKAVLRLGLLGYLRLKLSTKNRDTSSTT; encoded by the coding sequence ATGACAAAGCTAATTGCACAGGAAAATTTTGAATTTTCTGATATCCAAGCAACGCCACTAGTTAGCGTCATCATTAATAATTACAACTATGCCCGCTACTTACCTGAGGCTATTGAAAGTGTTTTAAAGCAGACTTATCAAAATTTTGAGTTAATAGTTGTTGATGATGGCTCAACAGACAATTCTCGCGAAGTGATTGAGCGTTATAAAGATTCCCTTATTGCTATTTTTCAAGAAAATGCTGGTCAGGGAGAAGCACTTAATACTGGAATTGCCAAATCTCGGGGTGAAATTATTTGTTTTCTGGATGCTGATGACTACTTTCACACAGATAAGCTAGCAAAAGTGGTAGCAGCCTTTCTAAAACATCCCCGGTGGGTGCAGATTACCCATTGTTGGATTTCGATCAATCGGGAGGGTTTACCCACGAATCGGATTTTGAAGGCTCTGACTCAAGGCGATGTGCGCAATCTGCTGCTGCAGCGGGGAAAGTACGCTTGGGGACCCACTTCCGGGCTAGCTTATCGCCGCACAGCCCTGCAACAGGTCTTGCCTATTCCCAAAAGACCCCGTGCCGCAGATACCTATTTGACAGCAACTGTTCCCTTTTATGGTGAAGTGGGTGGCATCAATGAGCCCCTGATGTTTTACCGGATGCACGGTAATAACAGACGAGCTCACAGCGATAACATACCGTATTTGCTAGAGCAACGTGAGGACACTGCTGCCTGCATCAATCAAGCCGCTAGTAGAGTAGGACTCAGTCAACGTTTTGATATCCAGCGAGATGTGGATTATCGCTGCTTCAAAGCGCTACAACTCGGTGGCGTATCGTGGACGGAGGCATTGCAGATTCTTTGGCTATCCTTGCAAGAAAGTATTGCCATTCAGCGTAGTCCAAGCGACACCTTCAATCGGCTTTTGCAGCGCGGCATCTGCGCCCTATTTCCCTCTGAAGGTAAAGCTGTTCTTCGATTGGGACTACTTGGCTACTTGCGGTTAAAGTTATCGACCAAGAACCGAGATACGAGCAGCACAACGTAA
- a CDS encoding tyrosine-protein kinase domain-containing protein, translating to MKQIATIIRRHWLPLLGLNSVVLAATIYAVIYAGMTIPPVWKANAQLNLPKTSGGLNASLGTLGNIQSQGAEFRDVNPLEIQLAILTSDVVLERVLAVDPEKSSYSRLSSYKQLFEVTPQIDSSLIALAAQGTRPDLAFKRVNALIDAYQQRLNELRRSDANFREMFAQEDLEQARINLNQAQTALANFQQSTGLSDINEQTKGLIEAINNLKTTQATVIAQAQANETQAQVAAAGLGTTPQQAMTSLRLGENQEYQAIRQKLSEVEIALAEARGKYTDESPTVQSLISHRQELLSQLNQQVAIAVPGANAQEVDTTLGGSGSRDSRIEMIAELTRNQTTAQGLQQQASQIQNQIEKLNTELNSVTTNQAKLLDLQRRYEIAEGVYKGTIAQIQQGKTNPFNVYPNVQVLDEPSIDPKPIIVSRKLIAFGGILAAIFGSTALIFFLENRNPLLKPKDLMKVEFPLLGSIPRLKQPDMERALGAEIEIEFQRLASAVLMLENQCLMVTSATSGEGKTTVTLGLALALVNFGFRVLIIDGDLRQAEMTRRLGRTKKKIKANGQPTPISVYPGLDLIPAPSIPKGKIAEYFARGGFEQCLSSTRGSGCYDYVLVDGPPVGLASETTLMSAVVCNALFVVRSGTSDRYPVMDSFEQLTRHKARIMGLVVNGVESRTEGYRYYGRQRELLETEA from the coding sequence ATGAAACAGATAGCCACTATTATCCGTAGACACTGGTTGCCTCTGCTTGGCTTGAACAGTGTCGTGCTTGCAGCCACAATTTATGCCGTCATTTATGCAGGCATGACTATTCCCCCAGTCTGGAAGGCCAATGCACAGTTGAATCTTCCCAAAACATCGGGTGGCTTAAATGCCAGCCTAGGTACCTTAGGTAATATTCAAAGCCAGGGCGCCGAATTTAGAGACGTTAATCCTCTAGAAATTCAGTTGGCTATTCTCACCAGTGATGTTGTGCTTGAGCGTGTATTGGCAGTTGACCCTGAGAAAAGCTCGTACTCAAGACTAAGTAGCTACAAGCAATTGTTTGAGGTAACTCCACAGATAGATTCATCACTCATAGCTCTAGCAGCTCAAGGTACCCGTCCCGATCTAGCCTTCAAACGAGTGAATGCTCTGATTGATGCATATCAACAGCGTCTGAACGAACTGCGTCGCAGCGATGCTAATTTTCGTGAAATGTTTGCCCAGGAAGATCTTGAGCAGGCTCGTATTAATTTAAACCAGGCTCAGACTGCTCTAGCAAATTTCCAACAATCCACTGGGCTGAGCGACATTAATGAACAAACTAAAGGGCTGATAGAAGCGATTAATAATCTAAAAACTACACAAGCAACGGTTATAGCTCAAGCTCAAGCCAATGAAACCCAAGCCCAGGTAGCGGCAGCAGGTCTCGGTACAACTCCCCAGCAAGCAATGACCTCCCTTCGCCTGGGTGAAAACCAAGAGTATCAGGCTATCCGACAGAAATTGTCTGAAGTTGAAATCGCTCTAGCTGAGGCTCGTGGTAAATATACGGATGAGAGTCCGACTGTGCAATCTCTGATATCACATCGCCAGGAGTTACTTAGTCAGCTCAATCAGCAGGTGGCAATAGCTGTGCCTGGCGCTAACGCCCAAGAGGTAGATACAACTTTAGGTGGTAGTGGCTCCAGAGACAGCCGCATAGAAATGATTGCAGAGCTGACTAGGAACCAAACTACAGCACAGGGGCTACAGCAACAAGCTAGTCAGATTCAAAACCAGATCGAGAAACTTAACACTGAACTAAACTCTGTTACTACAAATCAAGCAAAGCTGTTAGATCTACAGCGTAGGTATGAGATTGCTGAGGGTGTGTACAAGGGCACGATTGCTCAGATCCAGCAGGGAAAGACCAATCCCTTCAACGTCTACCCCAATGTGCAGGTACTTGACGAACCATCTATTGATCCCAAACCTATAATAGTCAGCCGTAAACTGATAGCTTTCGGTGGTATTCTCGCTGCAATTTTTGGCAGCACTGCCTTGATTTTCTTCCTAGAAAATCGCAATCCGTTGCTGAAACCAAAAGATTTAATGAAGGTGGAGTTCCCTCTGCTAGGAAGCATTCCCCGTCTCAAACAACCCGATATGGAGCGGGCTCTCGGAGCCGAAATAGAAATTGAATTCCAGCGCCTGGCTTCAGCCGTCCTTATGCTGGAGAACCAATGCTTAATGGTGACTAGCGCGACTTCTGGGGAGGGTAAGACAACAGTGACCCTAGGTCTGGCTCTAGCCTTAGTAAATTTTGGTTTCCGGGTGCTGATTATAGATGGTGATTTACGGCAGGCAGAGATGACTCGGCGCCTAGGACGTACCAAGAAAAAGATAAAAGCGAATGGTCAACCAACTCCAATCTCTGTATATCCTGGTCTTGACTTAATACCTGCGCCATCTATACCAAAAGGCAAGATTGCTGAATACTTTGCCCGTGGTGGTTTTGAGCAATGTCTTAGCAGCACCCGAGGCTCTGGTTGCTACGATTACGTGTTGGTAGACGGTCCCCCAGTAGGACTGGCGAGCGAGACTACTCTAATGAGTGCGGTGGTTTGCAATGCGTTGTTTGTGGTGCGGTCGGGTACTAGCGATCGCTATCCAGTCATGGACAGCTTTGAACAACTCACACGCCATAAGGCCCGGATTATGGGTCTGGTAGTCAACGGTGTGGAGTCACGCACCGAAGGCTACCGCTACTACGGACGTCAACGAGAATTACTAGAAACTGAGGCTTAA
- the aac(6') gene encoding aminoglycoside 6'-N-acetyltransferase — MNPEDSKQKRHTLTDLPQQFRLVKVTQEDFDEWLSLALELWSEGSSEEMQESLTKSYQSPKEAGFLVKNEDGTAIAFMNLSLRYDYVPGATQSPVAYLEGIYVREPYRKQGVGSFLIRYAEQWALEQNCVQLASDALLENTVSYEFHTRVGFQEIERIVSFIKTINAE, encoded by the coding sequence ATGAATCCTGAAGATAGTAAACAGAAGCGCCACACTTTAACCGATCTGCCTCAACAATTTCGCCTTGTCAAAGTAACCCAGGAGGATTTTGATGAGTGGCTGAGCCTTGCGCTAGAGCTTTGGTCAGAAGGCTCATCTGAGGAAATGCAGGAAAGTCTGACCAAGAGTTACCAATCTCCAAAGGAGGCAGGATTTCTGGTCAAAAATGAGGATGGAACGGCGATCGCATTTATGAATCTTTCTCTCCGCTATGACTATGTTCCAGGTGCAACTCAGAGTCCAGTTGCCTATTTAGAAGGAATCTATGTCAGGGAGCCATATCGTAAACAGGGGGTGGGTTCTTTTCTAATTCGGTATGCAGAGCAGTGGGCACTGGAACAGAACTGTGTGCAACTCGCTTCCGATGCTTTACTAGAAAACACAGTCAGCTATGAGTTTCATACCAGGGTAGGTTTTCAGGAAATAGAGCGAATTGTCAGCTTTATTAAAACAATTAATGCTGAATGA
- a CDS encoding YafY family protein yields the protein MRADRLLSILMLLQVHRRLTARDLAERLEVSERTIHRDMEALSSAGVPVVAERGQGGGWSLLGSYQTTLTGLNLAEIQALFLPKPTHLLADLGWSQAFEAALLKLLATLPDANRQQAEAVSQRIHLDPTGWHRWEEEMAAFPILQTAIWQEHQVQLTYKRSDGKVVERLVNPLGLVAKGSVWYLVASVEEEVRSYRISRVQSATITDRPCIRPSEFNLAEYWQRSLVEFNANLPRYGVMLRVAPDVLPRLRYGGHFARIEQIGSPDAEGCILISIRFDVQEEACAYVLGFGAQVEVLEPSQLRDRVLQAAKEVIALYTRY from the coding sequence ATGCGTGCCGATCGCCTCCTTTCCATCCTGATGCTGTTACAGGTTCATCGTCGTCTCACGGCGCGAGATTTGGCAGAACGCTTAGAAGTCTCTGAACGCACGATTCACCGGGATATGGAAGCCCTCAGCAGTGCTGGAGTACCTGTGGTAGCAGAACGAGGGCAGGGCGGCGGGTGGAGCCTGCTAGGTAGCTATCAGACCACGCTGACTGGACTCAATCTCGCGGAAATTCAAGCACTGTTTCTACCCAAACCCACTCACCTGCTTGCAGACTTAGGCTGGAGCCAAGCCTTTGAGGCAGCCTTACTCAAGCTTCTGGCAACCCTACCCGATGCCAACCGCCAGCAGGCAGAAGCGGTGAGCCAGCGCATTCATCTCGATCCAACGGGTTGGCACCGCTGGGAAGAGGAGATGGCAGCGTTCCCGATTCTCCAAACCGCGATTTGGCAGGAACATCAAGTACAACTTACCTACAAACGCAGTGATGGCAAGGTGGTTGAACGGTTGGTCAATCCGCTGGGATTAGTTGCCAAAGGCAGTGTCTGGTACTTGGTTGCTTCTGTAGAAGAAGAGGTGCGTTCTTACCGCATCTCACGAGTACAGAGTGCCACAATCACCGATCGCCCGTGCATTCGTCCGAGCGAGTTCAATTTAGCTGAATACTGGCAGCGATCGCTGGTTGAGTTCAACGCCAATCTCCCTCGCTATGGGGTGATGCTGCGTGTTGCGCCTGATGTGTTACCCCGATTGCGATATGGCGGACATTTTGCCCGAATAGAGCAAATCGGCTCACCGGATGCAGAGGGCTGTATTCTGATCTCAATTCGATTTGATGTGCAAGAAGAGGCTTGTGCCTATGTGCTAGGGTTTGGGGCACAGGTGGAGGTGTTAGAGCCGTCCCAATTGCGCGATCGCGTTTTGCAAGCCGCAAAAGAAGTGATCGCACTCTACACCAGGTATTAA
- a CDS encoding nucleotide sugar dehydrogenase has product MKISIFGLGYVGTVTAACLARDGHQVIGVDVNPQKVALLSAGESPIVEPELGQLLSEGVAAGRITATTDSKEAVAASDISLISVGTPSTENGEPDLSYVFDVCKEIGAAVYRKASPHMIVLRSTVPPGTLERCSTLLGELVSRGLIHLAFNPEFLREGSAIRDYYTPPYTVIGTEDSLAKEVVQQIYSTVEAPVLVVKPAVAEMVKYVANAWHAAKVTFANEIGRIANAFGVDGTEVMNIIVQDTKLNISSAYMRPGFAYGGSCLPKDLSALLYHARKMDVPVPLLTMVPVTNSLQVDLAAQQVLRLGARRISIFGLAFKAGTDDLRESPAVLLVKRLIGEGCEVKIYDSAVYQACLMGTNLAYIQRNLPHFQSLLVAEPRQALEGAELVVVTHSNPEFRQALLNAPEATRVLDLVGNFATETLKGCEFTAALK; this is encoded by the coding sequence ATGAAGATCAGCATTTTTGGTCTTGGCTACGTTGGTACAGTGACAGCGGCCTGCTTAGCACGGGATGGCCACCAAGTGATCGGTGTAGATGTAAATCCACAAAAGGTAGCGTTGCTTAGCGCTGGAGAATCGCCGATTGTGGAGCCGGAGCTAGGTCAGTTGCTGTCTGAAGGAGTAGCGGCAGGTCGAATCACGGCCACCACAGACTCTAAAGAGGCGGTAGCTGCCTCAGACATTTCACTGATTAGCGTCGGCACGCCTTCAACAGAAAATGGAGAACCAGATCTTAGCTACGTTTTTGATGTATGCAAAGAGATAGGAGCCGCTGTTTATAGAAAAGCATCCCCCCACATGATTGTGTTGCGTAGCACCGTGCCGCCAGGAACGTTAGAACGCTGTTCTACTTTACTGGGGGAACTTGTTAGCAGAGGGCTTATCCACCTAGCCTTTAACCCTGAATTTTTACGCGAAGGTTCGGCGATCCGTGACTACTATACGCCACCCTACACTGTCATTGGTACTGAAGATTCTCTGGCTAAAGAAGTAGTTCAGCAAATCTACTCTACCGTAGAGGCACCAGTACTTGTCGTTAAACCGGCAGTCGCAGAAATGGTTAAATATGTGGCCAATGCGTGGCATGCTGCCAAAGTGACCTTTGCTAACGAAATTGGGCGGATTGCCAATGCCTTTGGAGTAGACGGAACAGAGGTCATGAACATTATTGTGCAGGACACGAAACTAAATATCTCTTCTGCCTACATGCGCCCAGGGTTTGCTTATGGTGGTTCCTGTTTACCCAAAGACTTGAGTGCCCTGCTTTACCATGCACGAAAAATGGATGTTCCGGTCCCGCTGCTGACTATGGTTCCGGTTACTAACAGCCTTCAAGTTGATTTAGCCGCCCAGCAGGTATTGCGCTTAGGGGCACGGCGAATTTCGATTTTCGGTCTGGCATTCAAAGCGGGCACAGACGACCTCAGGGAAAGTCCAGCTGTACTCCTAGTCAAGCGGTTAATAGGGGAAGGATGTGAGGTGAAGATTTACGATAGTGCGGTTTATCAAGCCTGCCTCATGGGAACCAATCTCGCATACATCCAGCGTAACCTGCCCCACTTTCAGTCCCTGCTAGTTGCAGAACCTCGCCAAGCTTTAGAGGGGGCGGAGTTGGTCGTGGTAACCCACTCTAACCCTGAGTTTCGCCAAGCTTTACTCAACGCCCCTGAGGCAACACGAGTGTTGGATCTAGTAGGTAACTTTGCTACCGAAACACTTAAAGGCTGCGAGTTCACAGCTGCTCTTAAATAG
- a CDS encoding glycosyltransferase: protein MIVYTLGTIFFPFERAVSWLQILLEKEIIVEPVLFQHGATSATKLRHPLLTSVASLTRHEMHEAVKQSSLIISHAGQGSTRMLAEMGACFVLVPRLKRYGEHVDDHQLLFARTVEKFGVHYCTELDQLISYVKQRPCPFQGELLNGPSLVEHLIAHYSSLEPQKQISSLKLP, encoded by the coding sequence ATGATTGTCTACACGCTTGGAACTATCTTTTTTCCTTTTGAGCGAGCAGTTAGTTGGTTACAAATATTGCTTGAGAAAGAAATAATTGTTGAGCCAGTATTGTTTCAACACGGTGCGACTTCTGCTACTAAGTTAAGGCATCCCCTGCTAACAAGTGTAGCTTCGCTGACTCGTCATGAGATGCATGAAGCTGTGAAGCAGTCTTCGCTGATTATTTCACATGCCGGTCAAGGTTCTACACGTATGCTGGCAGAAATGGGAGCTTGTTTTGTACTTGTGCCCAGACTGAAACGCTACGGAGAACATGTTGATGACCACCAACTCTTGTTCGCTCGCACTGTAGAAAAATTTGGCGTACACTACTGTACTGAATTAGATCAGTTGATCAGTTACGTGAAGCAGCGCCCATGCCCCTTTCAGGGTGAATTGTTAAATGGTCCTTCACTGGTTGAGCATCTAATCGCCCACTATAGCAGTCTGGAGCCTCAGAAACAAATATCAAGCTTGAAATTGCCTTAA
- the cysC gene encoding adenylyl-sulfate kinase, protein MKGKGLTLWFTGLSGSGKTTISKGVERELRARNCLVEILDGDVVRTHLSKGLGFSKQDRDINIRRIGFVANLLSRNGVVAITAAISPYQATRDEVRRMTENFIEVYVNAPLEVCEQRDVKGLYAMARAGEIQGFTGIDDPYEEPLNPEIICYTAEETVEESVAKVINHLDLLGYLPAKPTPALTYVI, encoded by the coding sequence ATGAAAGGAAAAGGTTTAACTCTATGGTTCACAGGGCTCAGCGGTTCCGGTAAGACTACCATCTCTAAAGGAGTTGAGCGCGAGCTGAGAGCACGTAACTGCCTGGTTGAAATTCTAGATGGCGATGTGGTAAGAACCCATCTTTCCAAGGGGCTGGGCTTTAGCAAGCAAGACCGGGACATCAACATTCGTCGCATTGGATTTGTGGCAAATTTGCTCAGCCGCAATGGAGTAGTAGCAATTACAGCTGCAATCAGCCCTTATCAAGCGACTCGGGATGAGGTGCGGCGGATGACTGAGAATTTTATCGAAGTTTATGTGAATGCACCGTTGGAGGTTTGTGAACAGCGAGATGTGAAGGGGCTCTATGCGATGGCTCGAGCTGGGGAAATTCAGGGTTTTACTGGAATTGACGATCCTTACGAAGAACCCCTCAACCCGGAAATTATTTGTTACACCGCAGAAGAAACTGTCGAGGAAAGCGTTGCTAAAGTGATTAATCACCTGGATCTCTTAGGTTACCTTCCAGCTAAACCAACTCCAGCCCTCACCTATGTAATTTAA
- a CDS encoding glycosyltransferase, producing MKKAAHGKFMKEIGIYRKAFPRISETFIKEQAYNLSRYNPTFILCTLLNQIPFQNFSISQGDFFKIKQVSYLLTRSPSFFSHLDSFGKLALIHAHFGPDGVYAMALAEKLKIPFIVTFHGYDITIYRTAIWRTGPLLYYQLLWYEEELKKKASAFIAVSGFIRNQLLDKGYPEKKIIQHYIGVDTAKFSPSSDKSNERYIFCVGSHKQKKGIDTLLRAFARIAKKYPNVSLIQVGSGSMTSELHTLAKVLGISNRVRFLGGQPHETVLNLMRGAEIFSLPSQTAKNGDSEALGIVFNEASACGVPIVSTKHGGIPEAVLDGETGFLVPERDDAALAEKLDTLLSNRALANKMGQRGREFVCEMFDIRKQTVKLEAIYDSLTH from the coding sequence TTGAAAAAAGCAGCCCACGGTAAATTTATGAAAGAAATTGGCATATATCGTAAAGCCTTTCCTCGTATTTCAGAGACTTTCATCAAAGAACAAGCCTATAATTTGAGCCGGTACAATCCTACATTTATTCTTTGTACTCTGTTAAATCAAATACCTTTCCAAAATTTTTCGATTAGTCAAGGTGATTTTTTTAAAATTAAACAAGTAAGTTATTTATTAACGCGTTCTCCTAGTTTTTTTAGTCACCTTGACAGCTTCGGCAAATTAGCCTTAATTCATGCTCACTTTGGTCCTGATGGTGTTTACGCTATGGCACTTGCCGAGAAGCTTAAAATTCCCTTTATAGTAACATTTCACGGATATGATATTACCATTTATCGTACAGCAATATGGCGAACCGGGCCTCTTTTGTACTATCAGCTTCTTTGGTATGAAGAGGAATTAAAGAAAAAAGCCTCAGCGTTTATTGCTGTCTCTGGTTTCATTCGTAACCAACTCCTTGACAAAGGCTACCCTGAGAAGAAAATTATTCAGCACTACATTGGTGTAGACACAGCTAAGTTTTCTCCGTCAAGCGATAAATCTAATGAACGTTACATTTTTTGCGTGGGTAGTCATAAGCAGAAAAAAGGGATTGATACACTTTTGCGTGCCTTTGCACGAATTGCAAAAAAGTACCCAAATGTTTCACTTATCCAGGTAGGTTCTGGTTCCATGACCTCAGAGCTCCATACCTTGGCAAAGGTGCTTGGCATTAGTAATCGTGTACGTTTCCTCGGAGGACAACCCCACGAAACTGTACTGAACCTAATGCGTGGTGCGGAAATCTTTTCCCTGCCCAGTCAGACGGCAAAAAATGGAGATAGCGAAGCTTTAGGCATTGTTTTTAATGAAGCTTCTGCTTGTGGCGTGCCAATTGTTTCCACTAAGCATGGTGGCATTCCCGAAGCTGTGTTAGACGGTGAAACAGGCTTTTTAGTGCCGGAGAGAGATGATGCAGCTTTGGCAGAAAAGCTTGACACTTTGCTAAGTAATCGTGCTTTAGCCAATAAGATGGGACAACGAGGACGGGAATTCGTTTGCGAGATGTTTGATATTCGTAAACAAACTGTCAAGTTGGAAGCTATCTATGATTCACTCACGCACTAG
- the pssD gene encoding PssD/Cps14F family polysaccharide biosynthesis glycosyltransferase gives MKLLLVCNPGGHFSTMMGLKNFWSAYPREWVTYPNFDTQKLSEKELVYWVEMQEARMLGKACMNFFKALVILRTSRPDLLLSTGASLALPFILASKFFGIKTVFIESISRSSGLSLTGKLVYNLVDEFYVQWPECVERYPKAQYRGVVA, from the coding sequence ATGAAATTGTTATTAGTGTGTAATCCAGGCGGACATTTTTCTACCATGATGGGACTTAAAAATTTCTGGTCTGCCTACCCAAGAGAGTGGGTGACTTATCCCAATTTCGACACACAAAAATTGTCTGAAAAGGAACTGGTTTATTGGGTAGAGATGCAAGAGGCAAGAATGTTAGGAAAAGCATGTATGAACTTCTTCAAAGCCTTGGTTATTTTGCGTACGAGCCGACCTGACTTGCTCCTCTCCACAGGAGCCAGCCTAGCTCTGCCCTTTATATTAGCCAGCAAATTCTTTGGCATCAAAACAGTATTCATTGAGAGTATCTCACGCTCAAGTGGCTTGAGCCTGACTGGAAAACTCGTGTACAACCTGGTAGACGAGTTTTACGTCCAATGGCCTGAGTGTGTAGAACGTTATCCTAAAGCTCAGTATAGAGGTGTAGTTGCATGA